One window of the Candidatus Micrarchaeota archaeon genome contains the following:
- a CDS encoding N-acetylmuramoyl-L-alanine amidase, whose amino-acid sequence MGFYQFPVRHGNLHAVYLLDPKYRFTYYMFDKDPTEIYIHWTGDHVRSLEEVYREGVQRFGQPMYHFIINRKGRIYQTLPINVKGVHTKYHDDHSFGIALHNVVSPSSFTPAMKYSLDALVSYLSIRYPIREVRTHFESHVRSIEEALETVGLDRRVLIDPDEVDQLLNMLTKERVERFKTELKGRLDEIDPGNLFVRDLLEQRINEIDNCPGAYVIRRVDLSELLEEVMSELDER is encoded by the coding sequence ATGGGGTTTTATCAGTTCCCGGTCCGTCACGGTAACCTGCATGCGGTATACCTTCTCGATCCCAAATACAGATTTACTTATTACATGTTCGATAAGGACCCTACCGAGATCTATATCCATTGGACAGGGGATCACGTCAGGTCCCTGGAAGAGGTGTACCGTGAAGGTGTGCAAAGGTTCGGGCAACCGATGTATCATTTCATCATTAACCGGAAGGGTAGGATCTATCAGACGTTGCCCATCAACGTTAAAGGCGTCCATACCAAATATCATGATGACCATTCGTTCGGTATAGCGTTGCATAACGTGGTTTCGCCGTCCTCTTTTACCCCTGCTATGAAGTACTCTTTGGATGCGCTGGTATCCTATCTCAGCATTCGTTATCCCATCCGTGAAGTCAGGACGCATTTCGAATCGCATGTCCGTTCTATAGAGGAGGCGCTCGAGACCGTTGGATTGGATCGGCGTGTTCTTATAGACCCTGACGAAGTGGACCAACTGCTCAACATGTTGACTAAGGAACGTGTGGAACGGTTCAAAACCGAACTGAAGGGTAGACTCGATGAGATCGATCCCGGTAACCTGTTTGTTAGAGATCTGTTGGAACAACGTATAAACGAGATCGATAACTGCCCCGGCGCGTACGTGATCAGACGCGTTGACCTGTCCGAACTGTTAGAAGAAGTCATGTCCGAATTGGATGAACGGTAA
- the gatD gene encoding Glu-tRNA(Gln) amidotransferase subunit GatD: MYSEFLRRWLSDADIDVYDRIEVIREGAVYTGLLMPRPETGDPDCLVIKLSNGYNIGIRISKEDVENGSVRIRLIEKFSGKHRTPGKRTTKEKGSQHSGLKKREGKVYVLGAGGTISSHVEYLTGAVHPAMSEDELLATYPEISEIANIHAETVFSVLSEDMTPSHWSVLAGKVRDAIEDGARGVVITHGTDTMHYTSAALSFMLQNLPVPVILTGAQRSSDRGSSDARLNLLASLIVAKSDFGEVGVCMHANISDNFAYVHRGTKVRKMHTSRRDAFKSVNMLPVLRVDPWSRTIEPLNPYRKTDPKTSLKFDNRVNDNVAMVYIHPGIKPRMFSALSEYDGIVLVGTGLGHVSTNPFNDKLSVPVIKEIRELIDSGIPVVMSSQTIYGRLNLNVYTAGRQLKEAGVIGHLCDWTPETAYAKLCWVLGHTKDMETVKREMETNMVGEISERSIVL, translated from the coding sequence ATGTACTCCGAGTTTCTGAGGCGTTGGCTTAGCGATGCGGACATAGATGTCTACGATAGGATAGAGGTTATCAGGGAAGGTGCGGTTTACACTGGTCTGTTGATGCCGCGTCCGGAAACGGGTGACCCGGACTGTTTGGTCATTAAACTGTCTAACGGGTATAACATAGGTATACGGATATCTAAAGAGGATGTTGAGAACGGTTCGGTCAGGATACGTTTGATAGAGAAGTTCTCGGGGAAACATCGGACGCCGGGTAAACGGACTACGAAGGAGAAGGGTTCGCAACACAGCGGTTTGAAAAAACGTGAGGGCAAGGTCTATGTGTTAGGTGCCGGGGGTACGATATCGTCTCATGTGGAGTATCTGACCGGCGCGGTTCACCCGGCGATGAGCGAAGATGAGTTGCTGGCAACGTATCCTGAGATCTCGGAGATTGCGAACATACATGCTGAAACGGTGTTCTCGGTATTGTCCGAAGATATGACACCGTCCCATTGGTCGGTATTGGCCGGAAAGGTTCGGGACGCTATCGAAGACGGTGCGCGCGGTGTTGTAATAACCCATGGAACCGATACCATGCATTATACGTCTGCTGCGTTATCCTTCATGCTCCAGAACCTTCCCGTACCGGTGATATTGACAGGTGCTCAAAGGAGTTCGGACAGAGGTTCGTCAGACGCGCGTCTTAACCTATTGGCATCGCTCATCGTTGCCAAATCGGATTTCGGCGAGGTGGGCGTTTGCATGCATGCTAACATCAGCGACAATTTTGCATACGTGCATAGGGGTACAAAGGTGCGTAAGATGCATACCAGCAGAAGGGATGCGTTCAAATCGGTAAACATGTTACCGGTTCTGCGTGTTGACCCGTGGTCCAGGACGATAGAACCTTTGAACCCGTACAGAAAGACCGATCCGAAGACGTCTTTAAAGTTCGATAACCGGGTCAACGACAATGTTGCAATGGTCTACATTCATCCCGGTATCAAACCCCGAATGTTTTCCGCGTTGTCCGAATACGACGGAATCGTTCTGGTCGGTACAGGGTTGGGTCATGTTTCAACAAATCCGTTCAACGATAAACTGTCGGTCCCGGTGATAAAAGAGATTAGGGAATTGATAGATTCGGGCATACCGGTTGTAATGTCTTCACAGACCATCTACGGAAGACTTAACCTGAACGTCTACACCGCTGGACGTCAACTGAAAGAAGCGGGTGTCATCGGGCATCTGTGTGATTGGACGCCTGAGACAGCCTATGCAAAACTCTGTTGGGTGTTGGGTCATACCAAAGATATGGAGACGGTCAAGAGGGAGATGGAAACTAACATGGTGGGTGAGATATCGGAACGAAGCATTGTATTATAG